From one Agrobacterium fabrum str. C58 genomic stretch:
- a CDS encoding galactitol 2-dehydrogenase: MRLNNKVALITGAARGIGLGFAQAFAAEGAKVIIADIDIARATTSAAAIGPAAKAVKLDVTDLAQIDAVVKAVDEEFGGIDILVNNAAIFDMAPINGITEESYERVFDINLKGPMFMMKAVSNVMIARARGGKIINMASQAGRRGEALVTLYCASKAAIISATQSAALALVKHGINVNAIAPGVVDGEHWEVVDAHFAKWEGLKPGEKKAAVAKSVPIGRFATPDDIKGLAVFLASADSDYILAQTYNVDGGNWMS; this comes from the coding sequence ATGAGATTGAACAACAAGGTCGCGCTGATCACCGGCGCCGCCCGCGGCATCGGCCTTGGTTTCGCCCAGGCTTTCGCTGCTGAGGGCGCAAAGGTCATCATCGCCGACATCGATATCGCCCGCGCAACTACCTCGGCTGCGGCCATCGGTCCCGCAGCCAAGGCCGTGAAGCTGGATGTGACCGACCTTGCCCAGATCGACGCGGTGGTAAAGGCGGTGGATGAGGAATTCGGCGGCATCGACATTCTCGTCAACAATGCGGCGATCTTCGATATGGCGCCGATCAACGGCATTACCGAAGAGAGCTATGAGCGGGTGTTCGACATCAATCTCAAGGGGCCGATGTTCATGATGAAGGCCGTCTCCAATGTCATGATCGCCCGCGCACGCGGCGGCAAGATCATCAATATGGCTAGCCAGGCCGGCCGGCGCGGCGAGGCGCTGGTGACGCTTTATTGCGCCTCCAAGGCGGCGATCATTTCCGCCACGCAATCGGCGGCGCTGGCGCTCGTCAAGCATGGCATCAATGTCAACGCCATAGCGCCGGGTGTGGTGGATGGCGAGCATTGGGAAGTGGTCGATGCGCATTTCGCCAAGTGGGAAGGTTTGAAGCCGGGTGAGAAAAAGGCCGCGGTGGCCAAATCCGTGCCGATCGGCCGTTTTGCGACGCCAGACGACATCAAGGGACTGGCGGTGTTCCTCGCCTCCGCCGACAGCGACTATATTCTCGCCCAGACATATAATGTCGACGGCGGCAACTGGATGAGCTGA
- a CDS encoding ABC transporter substrate-binding protein encodes MSKFIGILSSSVVGVGLLAGMAQAEEINVATVNNGDMIIMQKLSSAWEKETGNKINWIVLEENVLRERVTTDIATNGGQFDIMTIGGYEAPIWGKQGWLAPVDDLGDDYDYADLLDPIKKGLTVDGKLYAVPFYTESSFTLYRKDLFDAAGLKMPDNPTYDQIKDFAAKLTDKSKQQYGICLRGKPGWGENMAFLGTMINTYGGRWFDMDWKPQLTSAPWKKAIADYVALMTSYGPPGAAANGFNENQTLFSSGRCAMWIDATSAAGRVYDPKQSQVADKTGFTRAPVEVTPNGSSWSWSWNLAIPNSTKKLETAKSFVKWATSKAYVKTVGESEGWVAVPPGTRKSTYELPEYKKAAPFADTVLKAIMSADPSKPTKDPVPYTGVQFVAIPEFQSIGTVVGQQIAAALSGQQTVDAALEGAQKQVERDMTRAGYIK; translated from the coding sequence ATGAGCAAATTCATTGGAATTCTGTCGTCGTCTGTGGTGGGAGTAGGCCTTTTGGCCGGGATGGCGCAGGCTGAAGAAATCAACGTCGCCACCGTCAATAACGGCGACATGATCATCATGCAGAAGCTTTCCAGCGCCTGGGAGAAGGAAACAGGAAACAAGATCAACTGGATCGTGCTGGAAGAGAATGTTCTTCGCGAACGCGTCACCACCGATATCGCCACCAATGGCGGCCAGTTCGACATCATGACCATCGGCGGTTACGAAGCGCCGATATGGGGCAAGCAGGGTTGGCTGGCGCCGGTCGACGATCTCGGCGACGATTACGATTACGCCGATCTGCTCGATCCGATCAAGAAAGGCCTGACGGTGGACGGCAAGCTTTACGCCGTGCCGTTCTATACCGAAAGCTCGTTCACGCTTTATCGCAAGGACCTGTTCGACGCCGCCGGTCTCAAGATGCCTGATAATCCGACCTACGACCAGATCAAGGATTTTGCCGCCAAGCTGACGGACAAGTCGAAACAGCAATATGGCATCTGCCTGCGCGGCAAGCCGGGCTGGGGCGAGAACATGGCGTTCCTTGGCACCATGATCAACACCTATGGCGGCCGCTGGTTCGACATGGACTGGAAACCGCAGCTGACGAGCGCGCCATGGAAAAAGGCGATTGCGGATTATGTGGCGCTGATGACCTCTTACGGCCCGCCCGGTGCGGCCGCCAACGGCTTCAACGAGAACCAGACGCTGTTTTCCTCCGGCCGCTGCGCCATGTGGATCGACGCCACCTCGGCGGCGGGCCGCGTTTATGATCCCAAACAGAGCCAGGTCGCCGACAAGACCGGTTTCACGCGCGCGCCGGTCGAGGTAACGCCGAACGGCTCGAGCTGGTCGTGGTCCTGGAACCTCGCCATTCCAAACAGCACGAAGAAGCTTGAAACCGCCAAGTCCTTCGTTAAATGGGCGACATCCAAGGCCTATGTGAAGACGGTTGGCGAAAGCGAGGGCTGGGTGGCTGTGCCGCCAGGCACGCGCAAATCCACCTATGAGCTGCCGGAATACAAGAAGGCGGCGCCCTTTGCGGATACAGTGCTGAAGGCGATCATGTCTGCTGATCCGTCCAAGCCGACCAAGGATCCGGTGCCCTATACCGGTGTGCAATTCGTCGCCATACCGGAGTTCCAGTCCATCGGCACGGTTGTCGGCCAGCAAATCGCGGCAGCCCTTTCCGGCCAGCAGACCGTCGATGCGGCGCTTGAAGGCGCGCAGAAGCAGGTCGAACGTGACATGACCCGCGCGGGCTACATCAAGTAG
- a CDS encoding tagatose kinase, with protein sequence MLMEETMRQASVLAPHTNGPTVTAGEILVEIMATTVGDGFLEPQTLIGPFPSGAPAIFIDQVARCGGTAGIIAAVGDDDFGRLNIERLRRDGVDVSAITTIADRPTGSAFVRYRENGARDFVFNIAHSAASETRMTDEAQALIEKAGHVHIMGSAFAIAGIGAIILEAVKSVKARGGSVSFDPNIRKELAQGDEGRRLIDDLLAVTDLLLPSGEELQAASGLDDEEAAIEKLLAAGIGEIVLKRGANGASHFSRAHGRIDAPGLEVEEIDPTGAGDCFGATYLTCRRLGMRPGKALVYANASGAHNVTKRGPMEGAASLAELDAFMAAQLSEEVL encoded by the coding sequence ATGCTTATGGAGGAGACGATGAGGCAGGCATCCGTACTGGCGCCGCATACGAATGGACCCACCGTCACGGCTGGCGAAATCCTCGTGGAGATCATGGCGACGACGGTGGGCGACGGTTTTCTGGAGCCGCAGACGCTGATCGGCCCCTTTCCGAGCGGCGCGCCCGCCATCTTCATCGATCAGGTGGCGCGTTGCGGCGGAACCGCCGGCATCATCGCGGCTGTCGGCGACGATGATTTCGGCCGCCTCAACATCGAGCGGCTGCGCCGCGACGGCGTCGATGTCTCGGCCATCACCACCATAGCGGACCGCCCGACCGGCAGCGCCTTCGTGCGTTACCGGGAAAACGGCGCGCGGGATTTCGTTTTCAACATCGCCCATTCGGCGGCCAGCGAAACACGGATGACGGATGAGGCGCAGGCGCTCATCGAAAAGGCGGGCCATGTGCACATCATGGGATCGGCCTTCGCGATTGCCGGCATTGGCGCGATCATTCTCGAGGCCGTTAAAAGCGTCAAAGCGCGCGGCGGTTCGGTATCATTCGATCCGAATATCCGCAAGGAACTGGCGCAGGGCGATGAAGGCCGCAGACTGATAGACGATCTGCTTGCCGTCACCGATCTCCTGCTGCCGTCAGGCGAGGAACTTCAGGCCGCCTCCGGTCTGGACGATGAGGAAGCAGCGATAGAAAAGCTGCTCGCCGCCGGTATCGGCGAGATCGTGCTGAAACGCGGTGCAAACGGCGCAAGCCATTTCAGCCGCGCCCATGGGCGCATCGACGCCCCCGGCCTTGAAGTGGAGGAAATCGACCCGACCGGTGCCGGCGACTGTTTCGGCGCAACCTACCTCACCTGCCGCCGCCTCGGCATGCGTCCAGGAAAAGCGCTTGTCTATGCCAACGCCTCCGGCGCGCACAACGTCACAAAGCGCGGCCCGATGGAGGGCGCTGCCAGCCTTGCCGAACTCGACGCCTTCATGGCCGCGCAATTGTCGGAGGAAGTCCTATGA
- a CDS encoding D-tagatose-bisphosphate aldolase, class II, non-catalytic subunit: MTAILENLAAARRAGKPAGITSVCSAHPVVLRAAIRRAAASQTAVLIEATCNQVNHLGGYTGMTPRDFVAFVNSIAAEEGLPAELLIFGGDHLGPNPWRREKAEDALTKAAAMVDAYVTAGFRKIHLDASMGCAGEPAALDDVTIAHRAAKLTAVAEKAATEAGLPKPLYILGTEVPVPGGADHVLETVAPTEPQAARNTIDLHREIFAQHGLSDAFERVIAFVVQPGVEFGSDNVVAYDPQAAQSLSAVLDGEPRLVFEAHSTDYQTEPALAALVRDGYPILKVGPGLTFAYREALYALDMIASEMVGTYGDRPLARTMEKLMLSAPGDWQGHYHGDDITLRLQRHYSYSDRIRYYWTRPEALAAVSTLHKALDGKTIPETLLRQYLGELPLAAVAGKEPEEVLVAAVDQVLATYHAATGEGRH; this comes from the coding sequence ATGACCGCCATTTTGGAAAATCTCGCCGCCGCGCGCCGCGCCGGCAAACCTGCGGGCATCACTTCGGTCTGCTCGGCCCACCCCGTTGTCCTGCGCGCCGCAATCCGCCGCGCCGCCGCCAGTCAAACGGCCGTACTGATCGAGGCCACCTGCAATCAGGTCAATCATCTCGGTGGTTATACCGGCATGACACCGCGTGACTTCGTTGCCTTCGTCAACAGCATCGCCGCGGAAGAAGGACTGCCCGCCGAACTGCTGATCTTTGGCGGCGATCATCTCGGCCCCAATCCCTGGCGCAGGGAGAAGGCCGAGGACGCGCTGACAAAAGCCGCCGCCATGGTCGACGCCTATGTCACAGCTGGTTTTCGCAAGATCCACCTTGATGCATCGATGGGCTGCGCCGGTGAGCCGGCAGCCCTGGATGACGTCACCATCGCCCACCGCGCCGCGAAACTCACAGCCGTTGCCGAAAAGGCAGCCACTGAGGCTGGCCTGCCAAAACCGCTTTATATTCTGGGCACCGAAGTGCCGGTGCCCGGCGGTGCCGACCATGTGCTTGAGACCGTCGCACCGACCGAACCGCAGGCGGCGCGCAACACCATCGATCTTCATCGCGAAATCTTTGCGCAGCACGGTCTTTCCGATGCGTTCGAACGGGTCATCGCCTTTGTCGTGCAGCCGGGTGTGGAATTCGGCAGCGACAATGTCGTCGCTTATGATCCGCAGGCAGCGCAGAGCCTGAGCGCCGTGCTGGATGGCGAACCGCGACTGGTCTTCGAAGCCCATTCGACCGATTACCAGACCGAGCCTGCCCTTGCGGCACTGGTACGCGACGGATATCCGATCCTCAAAGTTGGACCGGGCCTCACCTTCGCTTACCGGGAAGCGCTTTATGCACTCGACATGATCGCCTCCGAAATGGTCGGCACCTATGGCGACCGACCGCTGGCGCGGACTATGGAAAAATTGATGTTAAGCGCGCCGGGCGACTGGCAGGGCCATTACCATGGCGACGACATCACGCTCCGATTGCAACGCCATTACAGCTACAGCGACCGCATCCGTTACTACTGGACGCGACCGGAAGCGCTCGCGGCCGTTTCCACCTTGCATAAGGCACTGGATGGGAAGACAATTCCCGAAACCCTGCTGCGCCAATATCTCGGCGAATTGCCGCTCGCGGCGGTTGCGGGAAAGGAACCGGAGGAGGTTCTGGTCGCGGCGGTGGATCAGGTGCTGGCGACCTATCACGCGGCGACGGGCGAAGGCCGCCACTGA
- a CDS encoding D-altritol 5-dehydrogenase, with amino-acid sequence MHAIQFVEKGRAVLAELPVADLPPGHALVRVKASGLCHTDIDVLHARYGDGAFPVIPGHEYAGEVAAVASDVTVFKAGDRVVVDPNLPCGTCASCRKGLTNLCSTLKAYGVSHNGGFAEFSVVRADHLHGIGSMPYHVAALAEPLACVVNGMQSAGIGESGVVPENALVFGAGPIGLLLALSLKSRGIATVTMADINESRLAFAQDLGLQTAVSGSEALSRQRKEFDFVADATGIAPVAEAMIPLVADGGTALFFGVCAPDARISVAPFEIFRRQLKLVGSHSLNRNIPQALAILETDGEVMARLVSHRLPLSEMLPFFTKKPSDPATMKVQFAAE; translated from the coding sequence ATGCATGCCATTCAATTCGTCGAGAAGGGACGCGCCGTGCTGGCGGAACTCCCCGTCGCCGATCTGCCGCCGGGCCATGCGCTCGTGCGGGTCAAGGCTTCGGGGCTTTGCCATACCGATATCGACGTGCTGCATGCGCGTTATGGCGACGGTGCGTTCCCCGTCATTCCGGGGCATGAATATGCTGGCGAAGTCGCAGCCGTGGCTTCCGATGTGACAGTCTTCAAGGCTGGCGACCGGGTTGTCGTCGATCCCAATCTGCCCTGTGGCACCTGCGCCAGCTGCAGGAAAGGGCTGACCAACCTTTGCAGCACATTGAAAGCTTACGGCGTTTCCCACAATGGCGGCTTTGCGGAGTTCAGTGTGGTGCGTGCCGATCACCTGCACGGTATCGGTTCGATGCCCTATCACGTCGCGGCGCTGGCTGAGCCGCTTGCCTGTGTTGTCAATGGCATGCAGAGTGCGGGTATTGGCGAGAGTGGCGTGGTGCCGGAGAATGCGCTTGTTTTCGGTGCTGGGCCCATCGGCCTGCTGCTTGCCCTGTCGCTGAAATCACGCGGCATTGCGACGGTGACGATGGCCGATATCAATGAAAGCAGGCTGGCCTTTGCCCAGGACCTCGGGCTTCAGACGGCGGTATCCGGCTCGGAAGCGCTCTCGCGGCAGCGGAAGGAGTTCGATTTCGTGGCCGATGCGACGGGTATTGCCCCGGTCGCCGAGGCGATGATCCCGCTGGTTGCGGATGGCGGCACGGCGCTATTCTTCGGCGTCTGCGCGCCGGATGCCCGTATTTCGGTGGCACCGTTTGAAATCTTCCGGCGCCAGCTGAAACTTGTCGGCTCGCATTCGCTGAACCGCAACATACCGCAGGCGCTTGCCATTCTGGAGACGGATGGCGAGGTCATGGCGCGGCTCGTTTCGCACCGCTTGCCGCTTTCGGAGATGCTGCCGTTCTTTACGAAAAAACCGTCTGATCCGGCGACGATGAAAGTGCAATTTGCAGCCGAATGA
- a CDS encoding putative quinol monooxygenase: MSNGAFVVIAEFRVKPDAMDAFLDAARDDAKHSVEDEPGCRQFDVVRPEGGNNVVFYEVYDNRQAFDDHLKTPHLDRFREAFPALIEEELPVRFLNRQWL; the protein is encoded by the coding sequence ATGTCCAATGGCGCTTTTGTGGTGATCGCGGAATTTCGGGTGAAGCCCGATGCGATGGATGCGTTTCTCGATGCAGCGCGCGATGACGCCAAGCATTCGGTTGAGGACGAACCCGGTTGCCGGCAATTCGATGTGGTGCGGCCGGAAGGCGGAAACAACGTGGTGTTCTACGAAGTCTATGATAACAGGCAGGCTTTCGACGACCATCTGAAAACACCGCATCTCGACCGTTTTCGCGAGGCGTTTCCTGCCCTCATCGAAGAAGAACTGCCGGTGCGTTTTCTGAACCGGCAGTGGCTTTGA
- a CDS encoding NAD(P)-dependent oxidoreductase codes for MQDIRDIAVIGTGIMGAPMAARLAEAGFAVRAWNRRAEKAAILAEKGVRQAATTIDAAVEADVVICMLSSGPVCDEVLLGPSGVVSAMKPGSVLLVMSSIPVDSAREQAQAARAHGVRYVDAPVSGGEKGAIEGTLAIMAGGEQRDVDALRPLLNCLGRVTHVGPVGCGSLAKLANQLIVASTICAVAEALTLVEAGGADPAQVRQALLGGFAESTVFRQHGKRMVEGDFRPGGPAKYQVKDTSTALAFAKSRGLSLPVGEEVDRLFRSMVEHGAGELDHSGVILEIKRMNAFGGTLETVQSISSKSA; via the coding sequence ATGCAGGACATCCGTGACATCGCCGTCATCGGCACGGGTATCATGGGTGCGCCCATGGCGGCCCGTCTGGCTGAGGCCGGTTTTGCCGTCCGTGCCTGGAACCGCAGAGCTGAAAAAGCCGCTATCCTGGCGGAAAAAGGCGTGCGCCAGGCGGCGACCACCATCGATGCGGCGGTGGAAGCGGATGTCGTCATCTGCATGCTGAGTTCGGGGCCTGTTTGCGACGAGGTTCTGCTCGGCCCGTCGGGTGTCGTTTCAGCGATGAAACCCGGCTCGGTCCTTCTGGTAATGAGCTCGATTCCCGTCGATAGCGCGCGGGAACAGGCGCAGGCGGCCAGGGCTCACGGTGTGAGATATGTCGATGCGCCGGTCTCCGGCGGCGAGAAAGGCGCGATTGAGGGAACGCTCGCCATCATGGCCGGCGGCGAACAGCGGGATGTGGATGCGCTGCGGCCACTTCTGAATTGCCTCGGTCGTGTCACTCATGTCGGTCCGGTGGGTTGCGGTTCATTGGCCAAGCTCGCCAACCAGCTGATCGTCGCCTCGACAATCTGCGCCGTTGCCGAAGCTTTGACGCTGGTTGAAGCGGGGGGAGCCGACCCGGCACAGGTGCGGCAGGCTTTACTCGGCGGTTTTGCCGAGTCCACCGTCTTCCGCCAGCACGGAAAACGCATGGTGGAGGGCGATTTTCGCCCCGGCGGGCCGGCGAAATATCAGGTGAAGGATACGTCCACGGCGCTGGCTTTCGCCAAAAGCCGTGGCCTCAGTTTACCGGTCGGCGAGGAGGTTGACCGGCTGTTCCGTTCCATGGTCGAGCATGGCGCGGGCGAGCTTGATCACAGCGGTGTGATCCTTGAAATTAAACGCATGAATGCGTTCGGAGGAACGCTCGAAACTGTCCAGAGCATTTCCAGTAAAAGTGCGTAG
- a CDS encoding NAD(P)H-dependent oxidoreductase, with the protein MNLYSLLSARAAGGKPVRVGLIGAGKFGSMVLAQAQRIAGFHMVAVADLNVGKARESFDRVGWPKERYDATSCADALKSGKTYVTDDVNELFACGEIECIIEATGHPLAGARHALGAIDHNKHVVMVNVEADVMVGPILAEKARAKGLIYSMAYGDQPALICELVDWARATGFEVVSAGKGMNFEPRYRYSTPDTVWSYFGWTDEEVAKGDFNPKMYNSFTDGTKAAIEMAAVANGTGLDCPDDGLAFPPAGLHDLARVFRPAADGGRMSRSGLVDIAASQEPDGREVFNNIRYGVFVTFKAHNDYARACFKQYGLLTDPSGWYASMWRPFHIIGLETSISVLSAVLRNEPTGCSKEFRGDAVATAKKDMQPGEMLDGEGGYAVWANAIPATRSLDIKALPIGLAHNVKLKRPIKKDQIVSFDDVELVSDLDVVKLRQDMEHQFRPQKDAAA; encoded by the coding sequence ATGAATCTCTATTCCCTTCTGTCAGCGCGTGCAGCCGGCGGCAAACCTGTCCGGGTCGGTCTCATCGGCGCTGGCAAGTTCGGCTCCATGGTGCTGGCGCAGGCGCAGCGCATCGCCGGTTTCCACATGGTCGCCGTCGCAGACCTCAATGTTGGCAAGGCGCGGGAATCGTTTGATCGTGTCGGCTGGCCGAAGGAACGTTACGATGCGACGAGCTGCGCCGACGCGCTGAAGAGTGGCAAGACCTATGTGACTGACGATGTGAACGAGCTGTTCGCCTGCGGCGAGATTGAATGCATTATCGAAGCGACCGGCCATCCGCTGGCCGGCGCGCGCCATGCGCTCGGTGCCATCGACCACAACAAGCACGTCGTCATGGTCAATGTCGAAGCCGACGTCATGGTCGGGCCGATCCTCGCTGAAAAGGCCCGGGCCAAGGGTCTGATCTATTCCATGGCTTATGGCGACCAGCCGGCCTTGATCTGCGAGCTGGTCGACTGGGCACGCGCCACCGGCTTCGAGGTGGTTTCTGCCGGCAAGGGCATGAATTTCGAGCCGCGTTACCGTTATTCGACGCCCGATACGGTCTGGAGCTATTTCGGCTGGACCGATGAGGAAGTGGCCAAGGGCGACTTCAATCCGAAAATGTACAATTCCTTCACCGACGGCACCAAGGCGGCCATCGAAATGGCGGCGGTCGCCAATGGCACAGGACTGGATTGCCCGGATGACGGTCTGGCCTTTCCGCCCGCCGGCCTGCACGATCTCGCCCGCGTCTTCCGCCCCGCAGCCGATGGCGGTCGCATGTCGCGCTCGGGTCTGGTCGATATCGCCGCGAGCCAGGAGCCGGACGGACGCGAGGTGTTCAACAACATCCGTTACGGTGTCTTTGTCACCTTCAAGGCGCATAACGACTATGCCCGCGCCTGCTTCAAGCAATATGGTCTCCTGACCGATCCGTCGGGCTGGTACGCCTCGATGTGGCGTCCATTCCACATCATTGGGCTGGAAACCTCGATCAGCGTGCTCTCCGCAGTCCTTCGCAACGAGCCGACGGGTTGCTCGAAGGAGTTTCGCGGCGATGCCGTCGCGACGGCCAAGAAGGACATGCAGCCCGGCGAAATGCTGGATGGTGAGGGCGGTTATGCGGTCTGGGCAAACGCCATTCCGGCGACGCGCAGCCTGGACATTAAGGCGTTGCCGATCGGCCTTGCCCATAATGTCAAGCTGAAGCGCCCCATCAAGAAAGACCAGATCGTCAGCTTCGACGATGTGGAGCTGGTGAGCGATCTGGATGTGGTCAAGCTTCGCCAGGACATGGAACACCAGTTCCGTCCGCAAAAAGACGCTGCGGCGTGA
- a CDS encoding LacI family DNA-binding transcriptional regulator yields the protein MEEFSEFVGLSRPTVSKYFNDPASVRKKTRDAIEDALKKSGFRPNIFAVNLNRRRSNIIGIIIPNSTDPFYMALTSRIELIANEAGFLAFVLSSDGKAEIEDRAIRTFKSMNVAGAIIAPLGVKSHRATLEQLAASIPIVYVDSPLDETSAFVGTDNRQSVGLMVDYLCRSGEPPCFFDMPQVNTNAATRRTAYEEAMQRLGFEPHVIGVPGTVTWDFERFAFDEASRLLDGTGHLPSRTILCANDRIAFGVIAAAFQKGIKVGHGADYDLRVAGHDDHPLSRYACPPITTVAQNYNEIGRLSIELLLQKLNEEANDTTRMRERILLSADLMLRKSA from the coding sequence ATGGAAGAATTTTCGGAATTCGTCGGCCTTTCCCGCCCGACCGTTTCGAAATACTTCAATGATCCGGCCTCGGTCCGCAAAAAGACGCGGGATGCTATCGAGGATGCGCTGAAGAAATCGGGCTTCCGGCCGAATATCTTCGCCGTAAACCTCAACCGCCGCCGTTCCAATATCATCGGCATCATCATTCCGAACTCCACCGACCCGTTCTACATGGCGCTGACGAGCCGTATCGAGCTCATCGCCAACGAGGCCGGTTTCCTGGCCTTCGTGCTGTCGTCCGATGGCAAGGCGGAAATCGAGGATCGGGCTATCCGCACCTTCAAGTCGATGAATGTCGCGGGCGCCATCATCGCTCCGCTCGGCGTCAAATCCCACCGCGCAACGCTGGAGCAGCTGGCGGCCAGCATTCCGATCGTTTACGTCGATTCGCCGCTGGATGAGACCTCGGCCTTTGTCGGCACCGACAATCGCCAGAGCGTCGGGCTGATGGTGGATTATCTCTGCCGTTCGGGCGAGCCACCCTGTTTTTTCGATATGCCGCAGGTCAATACCAACGCTGCCACACGCCGCACGGCCTATGAGGAGGCGATGCAGCGTCTTGGTTTCGAGCCGCATGTCATCGGTGTTCCCGGCACCGTCACCTGGGATTTTGAGCGTTTCGCCTTCGATGAAGCGAGCCGGCTGCTGGATGGGACAGGGCACTTGCCGTCACGCACCATTTTATGCGCCAATGACCGTATCGCCTTCGGTGTCATCGCCGCCGCTTTCCAGAAGGGCATCAAGGTTGGCCACGGCGCGGATTATGACCTCAGGGTCGCCGGCCATGACGATCATCCGCTGTCGCGTTATGCCTGCCCGCCTATTACCACGGTGGCGCAGAATTATAACGAGATCGGCAGGCTGTCGATCGAGCTTCTGCTGCAGAAGCTGAACGAGGAGGCGAATGACACGACACGGATGCGGGAACGCATTCTCCTCAGCGCCGATCTGATGCTGCGCAAATCGGCCTGA
- a CDS encoding DctP family TRAP transporter solute-binding subunit codes for MKISKLYGLALAATMLVASIAQAETLTLSTPDADNSEITLSANKFAELVSKKTDGKLKIKVFPNGTLYGGDPSAGVKQLAGGSLDMLLNSTSLYATFNPKFTAIAIPYQFRDIDQLRVYLDSELGKELSGDLSKIGILGLDLWSRPLRQITNSKAPIKSPVDLKGMKLRVPNNPLWVEFFGAMGAAPTPMAFAEVYNALQLKVVDGQENPVNVPVSAKLYEVQKYLTISNHIADAWVLGMNPARFEGLDEGFKTALKEAAVETEAWKAQNDAADIDKSLETLKKNGMEINTLTDDERKAFVAVAVGLSAKFSALVKDQAFFDKTQAFLRTN; via the coding sequence ATGAAAATTTCAAAACTTTACGGGCTGGCTCTGGCCGCCACCATGCTGGTCGCATCGATCGCGCAGGCCGAAACGCTGACACTTTCGACGCCGGATGCCGACAATTCCGAAATCACGCTCTCCGCCAACAAGTTTGCAGAGCTGGTTTCGAAAAAGACCGACGGCAAACTCAAGATCAAGGTATTTCCGAACGGCACGCTTTATGGCGGCGACCCTTCAGCGGGCGTCAAGCAGCTGGCCGGCGGTTCGCTCGACATGCTCTTGAACTCCACCTCGCTTTACGCGACGTTCAATCCGAAGTTCACCGCCATCGCCATTCCCTACCAGTTCCGCGATATCGACCAGCTGCGCGTCTATCTCGACAGCGAACTCGGCAAGGAACTGTCCGGCGATCTGAGCAAGATCGGCATTCTCGGTCTCGATCTCTGGTCGCGGCCGCTGCGCCAGATCACCAATTCCAAGGCGCCGATCAAATCGCCGGTCGATTTGAAGGGCATGAAGCTGCGCGTGCCGAATAATCCGCTCTGGGTGGAATTCTTCGGTGCCATGGGGGCGGCCCCGACGCCGATGGCCTTCGCTGAAGTTTACAATGCGCTCCAGCTGAAGGTGGTGGATGGGCAGGAAAATCCGGTCAACGTGCCGGTCAGCGCCAAGCTTTACGAAGTTCAGAAGTATCTGACGATCAGCAATCACATTGCCGATGCCTGGGTGCTGGGCATGAACCCGGCGCGTTTCGAAGGTCTCGACGAGGGCTTCAAGACGGCGCTGAAGGAAGCGGCCGTCGAGACGGAGGCGTGGAAGGCGCAGAACGACGCTGCCGATATCGACAAGTCGCTGGAGACGCTGAAAAAGAACGGCATGGAGATCAACACGCTGACCGATGACGAGCGCAAGGCGTTCGTGGCTGTCGCGGTCGGTCTTTCGGCCAAGTTCTCGGCGCTGGTGAAAGATCAGGCGTTCTTCGACAAGACGCAGGCTTTCCTTAGGACGAACTGA